The segment GACCCGGAGTCGGTGTGGTGCACCAGCGTCGTGCCGGGCCGCACGTCGCGGCCCTTGAGCGCCATCTCCAGCGCTTCCAGCGGCAGCTGGGTGCGCAGGTGGTCAGCGGTCGCCCAGCCGATGATGCGGCGGCTGAACGCGTCGAGGATGACCGCCAGGTACAGCCACCCCTCGTCGGTTTCCAGGTAGGTGATGTCGGCGAGCCATAGCCGGTTAGGCGCGGTCGCGGTGAAGTCACGGCCGACCAGGTCCGGCGGCTTTGACCGGCTGCTCGGCACCGTGGTGCGCGGCCCGCGTTTGCGGCCCGAGACGCCCGCGATGCCTGCGCAGGCCATCAGCCTGGCCACCCGGTTGACGCCGAGCCGCTCGTCGTGGTCGTCGACCAGCTCGTGCACCCGCGGGCTGCCGTAGCAGCCGCGCGCGTCGGCGTGGATCCGCCGGATCAGCCCCAGCAGCCGTTGATCGTCGCGCTGCCGCGCCGAGGGCTGACGGCGCCGCCAGGCGTAATAGCCCGACCGGGCCACCTCCAGCACCCGACACATCACGGTCACGCTGAACGCCGCCTTGTTCGCCTCGATGAACCCGTACACCTCTACCGGGTGCCGTTGGTCTCCTGGGCGAAGAAGGCGGCTGCTGCTTTTAGGATCTCACGCTCCTCTTCCAACCGTCGGTTGCGCCGGCGCAGCTCGGCGTTCTCCGCACGCAGCCGCTGCTGCTCGTCGCTGGTGACGC is part of the Egibacteraceae bacterium genome and harbors:
- a CDS encoding IS3 family transposase, with translation MYGFIEANKAAFSVTVMCRVLEVARSGYYAWRRRQPSARQRDDQRLLGLIRRIHADARGCYGSPRVHELVDDHDERLGVNRVARLMACAGIAGVSGRKRGPRTTVPSSRSKPPDLVGRDFTATAPNRLWLADITYLETDEGWLYLAVILDAFSRRIIGWATADHLRTQLPLEALEMALKGRDVRPGTTLVHHTDSGSQYLSEAYGRRLSGAQLRASAARSAYDNAMVESWFHTLKNELIHRHRWATRAAADLAVFSYIGWYNQRRRHSSLDMRSPVRYEKEETTPTLFSQA